In the genome of Vanacampus margaritifer isolate UIUO_Vmar chromosome 1, RoL_Vmar_1.0, whole genome shotgun sequence, one region contains:
- the tceanc gene encoding transcription elongation factor A N-terminal and central domain-containing protein — protein MAEHSSSAPADQESSCSSLAEDDDASASMRSKCVQLLVSALRPEPHDLDKATELAAQVEQHIRFIHARNQIKYKACVRSKVANLKNPKNDHLHRGLMSGSLTPEAFARMSAEEMACAELRQLREEYSSRGVSERQLPGGVEGTETRRLRCERCGGSDCKVTQVNRGALFLPAWVRRGGPDDQSMTFVTCSGCGQQWYHSGWVSL, from the coding sequence ATGGCAGAACACTCTAGTAGTGCTCCAGCAGATCAAGAGTCCTCGTGCTCTTCCTTGGCCGAAGATGATGACGCCTCGGCctctatgaggtccaaatgtgTTCAGCTCCTCGTCTCCGCCCTTCGCCCTGAACCGCACGACCTGGACAAGGCCACAGAGCTGGCCGCACAGGTGGAGCAGCACATCCGCTTCATCCACGCACgcaatcaaatcaaatacaaaGCCTGTGTGAGAAGCAAGGTGGCCAACTTGAAGAATCCTAAAAACGACCATCTGCACCGAGGCCTGATGAGCGGCTCCCTGACCCCCGAGGCCTTCGCCCGCATGTCAGCGGAGGAGATGGCCTGCGCTGAACTCCGGCAACTGAGGGAGGAGTACTCGTCTCGCGGAGTTAGCGAGAGGCAGCTTCCTGGCGGGGTGGAGGGGACGGAGACGAGGAGGCTGCGCTGCGAGCGCTGCGGTGGCTCGGACTGCAAGGTGACGCAGGTGAACCGAGGGGCGCTCTTTCTGCCGGCGTGGGTGCGGCGGGGAGGCCCCGATGACCAGTCGATGACCTTTGTGACGTGCAGCGGTTGTGGGCAGCAGTGGTACCACAGCGGCTGGGTCTCCCTCTGA
- the LOC144053238 gene encoding ras-related protein Rab-9A-like, which translates to MTSKSPLFKVILLGDGGVGKSSLMNRFVSNKFDSHLFHTIGVEFLNKELELDGQSVTLQIWDTAGQERFRSLRTPFYRGSDCCLLTFSVDDAQSFHNLVNWKKEFAYYADLKEPNSFPFVVLGNKLDVDKRQVSEEDARQWCRDNGSMAYFETSAKDATNVALAFEEAIRLILALDDRADHLIHTNTVDLSNKSGSYSSCC; encoded by the coding sequence ATGACCTCCAAGTCACCTCTGTTCAAGGTCATTCTCCTTGGCGACGGCGGCGTGGGCAAGTCCTCGCTCATGAACCGCTTCGTTAGCAACAAGTTCGATTCCCACCTCTTCCACACCATCGGCGTGGAGTTCCTCAATAAGGAGCTGGAGTTGGACGGCCAAAGTGTCACCCTGCAGATCTGGGACACGGCGGGCCAGGAGCGCTTCCGCAGCCTGCGCACGCCCTTCTACCGCGGCTCCGACTGCTGCCTGCTCACCTTCAGCGTGGACGACGCGCAAAGCTTCCACAACCTGGTCAACTGGAAGAAAGAGTTCGCCTACTACGCCGACCTCAAGGAGCCCAACAGCTTCCCCTTTGTGGTGCTGGGTAACAAACTGGACGTGGACAAGCGGCAGGTGTCGGAGGAGGACGCGCGGCAGTGGTGCCGTGACAACGGAAGCATGGCCTACTTTGAGACCAGCGCCAAGGATGCCACCAATGTGGCGTTAGCCTTTGAAGAGGCGATTCGTCTGATCCTCGCGCTGGACGACCGCGCTGACCACCTCATCCACACCAACACGGTGGACCTGAGTAACAAGAGTGGCTCCTATTCCAGCTGCTGCTAA
- the LOC144053217 gene encoding neuronal membrane glycoprotein M6-b-like — translation MDGTKPALDSNAEETQDEGQESKGCFECCIKCLGGVPYASLVATILCFSGVALFCGCGHVALTGTLTMLENHFSRITSDHATLTVVIQIFQYIIYGIASFFFVYAIVLLAEGFYTTSAIKKELQSDFKTTVCGRCITAFFMFLTYILALAFLAIFGFTAIPVFLFFNMWNTCAAMKNPDSNITSPDSICVDVRQYGIIPWNATPGKACGATLGDICNTSEFYLSYHLYIVAFAGAGATVIALIHYLMILSANWAYLKSVVSTHDYQDIKTKDDQDLEAEARSKEGQNSSSYS, via the exons GATGCTTCGAGTGCTGCATCAAGTGTCTGGGCGGGGTTCCCTACGCCTCCCTGGTGGCCACCATCCTCTGCTTCTCCGGCGTGGCCCTGTTCTGCGGCTGCGGCCATGTGGCGCTGACCGGCACCCTGACCATGCTGGAGAACCACTTCTCCAGGATCACCAGCGACCACGCCACCCTCACCGTGGT AATTCAGATCTTTCAGTACATCATCTACGGCATTGCCTCCTTCTTCTTCGTCTACGCCATCGTCCTGCTGGCTGAGGGCTTCTACACCACTAGCGCCATCAAGAAGGAGCTGCAGAGCGACTTCAAGACTACCGTGTGCGGACGTTGCATCACCGCCTTC TTCATGTTCCTGACCTACATCCTCGCCCTAGCCTTCCTCGCCATCTTCGGCTTCACCGCCATCCCGGTGTTCCTCTTTTTCAACATGTGGAACACTTGTGCCGCCATGAAGAACCCGGACTCCAATATCACCTCGCCAGACTCCATCTGTGTGGATGTCAGGCAGTATG GTATCATTCCCTGGAACGCAACACCGGGGAAAGCTTGCGGTGCCACCCTGGGAGACATTTGTAACACCAGTGAG TTCTACCTGTCCTACCACCTCTACATTGTGGCATTTGCCGGCGCCGGAGCGACTGTCATAGCACTG ATTCACTATCTGATGATCTTGTCGGCCAACTGGGCCTACCTGAAGAGTGTCGTCTCCACGCACGACTACCAGGACATCAAGACTAAAGACGACCAAGACCTGGAGGCAGAGGCGCGCTCCAAGGAGGGCCAGAACTCGTCCTCCTACTCATAA